The Nicotiana tabacum cultivar K326 chromosome 5, ASM71507v2, whole genome shotgun sequence sequence TGAATTAATCCGAATATATATCAtataaaattcattaaaaaaatattatatattagaTTTTTTTTCCTGAAGACTCGAATCGAAACCTCAAGGCATTGCAGGTTGATTACTCTCTCTTTTCTACCTTTTCCTTCTTTATATTTTATAGTCCCACTAAAtccaaaataagaaaaaggaaaaaagaaacaacaaaaaaataaagacgaaatttttcttcatttccatTGTTGGACTGCGTTTTTGACTGTCAAATTTCTTAATccttaagttaaaaaaaaaaaaaaaaaaaaaaaaaaaaacttttcgacAATGATTTCCAACTCTTTGTTCTATCttaatttttacttttattttgcgAAAGCTGATGCTTTATAAATGCATAAAACTGATAGGACCTCATTTAAATACCATCGAATGCGTATTGCTTTTATACTTTTCATTTATTAGGCGATAATTAAATGAAATGATAATTTtgatttctaaaaattaaaattttccgATATTTTGCATAATGTGTTTTaagtaatttattattttataatttaaaaaaaatgcttggtttaattttttaaatttttgtgtttGAAAAGAAGGAATTGGACAAGCGAATAGACCTTGTTGGTGATCTTCAAAGAACTATATATCTAATTGATAATTTTGTTTAAGAgtttaacaaaatataatttgttaaagtttttgaaaataattcaaaaatattaaatttgtaaataattcgaaaatatttaatttgtatataattcttTCACAAGTAGATTATAACTTTTTTCAATTAAAAATGTTAAGATAAACAAACTCCCAATCGTTTTTTCCGAAAATAAATAACTTATCATCAAAGTTATAATCTAATGATACTGTGAGTTTCTATCATATAGGTGAGTTTTTTATTCTCAATTTTTAAtgctctctctttttcttttcccctatgtaattaaaaaaataattgctAAAAGAAATACTAATAACTTGAGTTAACTGGTTAATTATGTACAATTTTTATTGAACTAAATgggttttctttaaaaaaaaaaaatggaaattcTAGACTCTAGAGCTATATTTTTCATTTTgtgaattaatttcaataactaacTAAATTTTAGGCTtcaaactaaaaaaattaaaaaagaaaaaaagaaaaaagaaggaactTCTAAATCTAGTTCCGGCAAACTTTAAGGAGAATATACTTGTTGCCTCCAAAGGAATATATGTTCGGTGAAAGATTCTACCAAAACAAACACAAATCCCAGGCGAATCCATAATTTATGATTTTACGTaaattcaatagtttttgttcaaattttatattattaaaaaaaatcaaatatttaaacacaaatttaattattattataaattaaatcgaTACAGTTATAAGAgctcataaacttcaaatcataTATTCGTATGTAACATTATTTTTGCATGTTCTATGACAACGAAAAATTAAAGTCCATTAGGGAGCTTTGGCGCGACGCTAAAGTTGTTTTCGTGTGATTTATTGAATACGAATTCGAGTCGTTAAAACATCAATTACTACTTGCATTAGAGTAGACTACAACCCTTTGGTGTGGGGATCTTACATGAGCTCAGAATACCTTGTGTACCAAGCTATAGTGATACCAAGGGGTTAATATGCAAATAGGACAAACATCGAGGACTTTTTTGGAAACAAGTGGACCTAAGCAATGGAGATTGATTGGGACTTGCACCGACCCTTAAAAAAGGCTGCTATAGATCCAAAGTTTGTACTTAAAAGTTGAATGTCGTGTTGAATAAAGATTGTTCAATTAAATATAGAAATAATTAATACTTTCCATCTACAATTTTTAAAAACAGTAACAATTTTGAAAAACTAAaagactaatagcctgtttggccaagccagaaaaatcagtttattttgagaagtgcttttgaaaaaaatacttttggagagaagcggtttgtgtttggctaatcactctgaaaaacacttttgagcaataatttgtgtttggtcaagcttttcaGAAAGtatttttaagtatcaaattacgaataacgACATGAatatatttacttaatagttaatattataagtaaataaataatctcaaaaaaaaaattacatgcaataattaaatctttttattttgtttaagtaaaatgtgaaaataaaatttaaaagtacttaattcttttaatataagttaaatatattaaaaatcattcaacaaatataaaagcattcacccctaaagtcactatacattagaaagctatcctaaaaataataagaaatatttatactttaatatcctaagtattaggtttaatgGTTATTTTGATATATACCATATTTTATTAAGGGTATTTTtagtaagaagaaaagtcaaaactgcttctgcttctgcttttgggaagaagctactACGGGCTATAATATTCGTAGTGGAGGAAATAACAATTATACTTTTTCCTTGGTAAATAAAATacttaattaccaaaaaaattaCTTCATCTATTTCAAAAATATTGACACTATCTCCTTATTAGCATGTTTCAAAAAGATTATCGTCTTTTAATATTTCCTTTATAAGAAGCATTATAGCCACATAAATATTATGACATGtttagaccacaagttttaaaagttttacaatcacacaaatattatggcttATTTATCACCATACATCCCAAAAGTCTTCATTTGTTTTTTAAAGTTTGTGTCAAGTCAATCTTTTTGAAAGGGAGGgagtataattttttattttaattaattaatattgtaaatttatttataaaatgAAAATATTCGACTATTGTGGCATAGCAAAATTTAATTAAGAATAATGTTGatataacaactccaattttttttcttttcaaaaattaattttatcTGCTAACTCGATTAAGTTTAAATTTGTGGTCTTACTTTATACAACTAATTTGAAggttatataaataaaaaaagtaatTATTAAAGAAAGATTTGTTGAAATAACTTTATTTACTTTAACAAGTGTCAAATTTTTTACTTTGTTTAAACAAGTggttgttctttctttttctatctttaatGCTTTTGAGATAGCTTATAAGTACCTAACCTTTCTACATGTAGTATTCAACTATTGGCTCTTTGATGAAAACATTTGGGTCCAAAAAAGTAAACATGGAAAGTTTGATGGCTTAAcacctcttttctcttttttctttttctctctattACTTCAAAATAGACTGATTTCCGTAATAGAAAATGGAAAGATGAAGGAGAAAGTGAATGAAAGTTACTTTCTCTCTTTTGTTTGGTATGAGAAGAAAGTGGGAACCAACCCATTTTATTTATTATGTATATGATTCAATATGCCAATTATTAAACGACTTATTAGAAATACAAGACAATAAATAAGAAATGTCAAGAGATTTTTCGTTCTTTAAAGATGCCCTGACTGCAGCTTTTTCTCTTTTAGTAGGTAGTAGAGAGTGTTTCTTTTACATATAAGTATATTAGTATTAGTGTTAGTCTGGTTTCACGTCGTTTTCTTGttattttattgttgttaatGTTTGTGCTACtgtttttttcatcttttcttgagtCGAAAGTCTATCAAAAACAGCATCTCTACCTTTCAGGCTGTATACATACTATCCTCCACATATCCCAGTTGTAGAATTATACCGGATTCgtgattgttgttgtttcatttttTCCTCAAGTGATACTTAatggttttgttttgtttttgggaAATTTACGGTTGGAGTTATGATTCAACTAGTCCTTAACATGTTATATGCAAAAATAAGCTAAGGCATATTTAGAAGAGATTTTCAACCTATTGATGCTTCaacttatatatacatatagataacaaggggttgtttggtttgatgaataaatgaaattaatctttgcataaaattataatttacttATACTACATTTTGTTTCCAAGATAAAACTATGTATAGCTAATATAATCTCTATCACCATCCAAAGACTGTATTACTAACAAGGGGTACAACTTATGTTATACAAATTAGCATGTATTATGTATAGTAACAAGACGGGGTCAATTAGGTTTTTGGCtctttacaaacttgtttttagttttataatCCTACCTCTTTTTTTACACATGGGAGTTTACTTTTACACGTGAGAGATCtgtcttttacacataagagatctagaaaggtcattttcttaaattcaaaattGTAAAAGGGCATGATGTACAAATAGCACTATAATTCCTGCATAACTAAACCATAAACCAAACGACCTATAAAATTATATGAAAAAAATTAGAGCAAATATACGATCTACTAGATAATAATATACACAGTATATTTATTGAAGTTTATACTTTACTCTAACAAGAGGAAAATTACTCCTTCCATATCTATCCTCTCCTCATATAAATAACATGAATAAAGGAAGGAAATTACATTCACTTTTACATTAGTAAGATAAGTGGTTAACAGCCTTTTGTTATCAAATTTTAGCGGAGGCAAAAAATACTAGATGATTTTTTTCCCATATGTTCAAGCCTCGGTGGATAGAATTACCAGACATTTGTAGAATTACCaaaacggggggggggggggagcctGGTGCACTCCCGTTATGCGAGGGGTACAACGAAggaccggaccacaagggtctattatacGCAGCCTTCCCCGCATTTCTGCacgaggctgtttccacggctcaaacCCATAACCTACTGGTCACATGGCATCAATATTACCAGTTACACCAAGGTTACCCTTCCTGACCTAAACACAACGAAAAACGCCCTTTATTATTACATGCTAAAGCTATTTTACAATGTTTGTCTAACACCATAGTGTAGCTCGTGAAACTTGAATAGGAAATTCAAGTTACAATAGGAGATATTGCTTCCTCCATCAGAAAGAATTTACAGTTTGTTCACAACAAAACCCTAGGAACTGACTATAAGTAACCAACTATGCAGCAAAGCTATACATTAGACAAGCACAACAACGTTGTTTATTTTTCCTCTGGTTCTTTAGGTTGGTGAATTGCTTCCAAACACTCTTTGGCTCTATGAACCTTTGACTGAAGGTAAAAACTACCGTTTTTGGCATTTCGCTCAAACAAGTTTTCATATCTCTGCAGATAGAGCAAGCAAAGTCGAGGTCACGCGCACACAAATAGCAGCATCAAATAGGAAAGATCATTACACGAAACAAACCTGAATGATTTCTTCCCATGATGAATTCTCAGTGACACCGAGAATCTGCCTTGCTTCTGTTTCAGTCATGGTTTTACTAGCTCTTTTGATATTCTGCACCGCTTCTTGAGCAACCCCGTTTTTAGATGCATCTGTCATCATTCGCAAAAGGAAGTGTAAGATAGTATTGATTTGCATGGAAGTAAGATAATCGAACCACGTGGAATTCGAGTGCACGAGTCAGAGATCTAGATGAGAAATGAGAAGAATCAACATGAAAGTCGCGATGCCCCTTTTCTTAACACTGATTTACATATTCTTGGATTGAACCTTCGGGTTCGCGAAGTGCTAATTGGAATGAACTATCTCTCATGTATAAAGCAAGAATAGTGATGTACCAATGAAATGTTTGTTTACGCCAGACTCTTCAGATTAGTCGTGTATCAATTCATTGCAAAATGACGGGAAAAAGTGGATAAAAGATACTAACTCGCCAGTGCCTGACGATATGCTTGAACAAAGGACCTCGCCAATATTGTAGAGCCCATGACAATCAAATTAGCAAGGATTTTTGCAGCCTGTAACAAGAACATGAACTTTTACTACAATATTCAAAATAATTCTTGTTTGCTTTCACATATATCTGAATATACCGCAACCACAAGGTTCATCAGAGCATATTGAAAAAGAATAGGGACTCATTTCCAAAACTGTGACATTATTCAAGCTTATGACACAAAATAACCACTTTCGATGGGGAAATTTTGTTGGAAGCAATAATTTCTATTCAAACATAATTCTTCTGATTTGTTGTGTTTTCATTTTCTCTTGGCTTGAGGTAAAATGGCCATATTATCAATTTTCTTCTGCCTTTAAATTGAGATACAATTGCTAAGTAAAGCGAGAGCCTCTCTTGGTGGGAAAAGAATACGCTCTGAGACAAACAATTGTACCAGGGTGGAACTTGAAAATAGACCCAAGACTGAGGGTGGAACTTGAAAATAGACCCAAGACTGAGTAAAATaagggcagtccggtgcactaagctcccgctatgcgcggggtccggggaagggccgaaccacaagggtctatagtacgcagccttaccctgcatttctgcaagaggctgtttccatggcttgaacccgtgacctcttgGTCACATGACAGAAACTTtatcagttacgccaaggctccccttcagaCCCAAGACTGAGTCTTAATTCCTTTTCTTTCACTGACCTAATCTCCTTGTCTACGACACAAAAACCTAGAGTGACTACTGACTATTATGATCACCCAAAAGGTTATTCACCGCAAAATAATGCAAGAAATAGAAGGGAAAATCAATACTAAATCCATTCCATAACAATGCCAAATCCATTCCCATCTCAATTCCTTTTACCAAAGTGATGCATTTATCTAGTGCCATGAAATTCCTTGTACTGCACCACCAGAGGTCTTAAGTTCAAACCCTGAGAATATAAAAAAATCCTAGTAGGGAGCACTTTCGCTATTTAATGGGTCTAACGCGGCGCAAATCCGGATTAGTCAGTCCCCAATGCGGGTACCGACCATCGGGTtcgaaacccaaaaaaaaaaaaaagaatcctaGTACTGCGAGGATGCTGATAACCTAGTAATTAGCATATCTTTTAGCTTGAGTAGCATATGTCTCCCAAGTCCCAACTCATTCCAAATGGTGCTATAGATTCTAACAACACCTCTCCCACACacccgcaaaaaaaaaaaagaaaaaaaaggtaacTTAGACAAACCAGTAATCCTTTCTCTCCAAGCTGAATTTCAATTAAACACATGCTAATATGCCTTTAAAACTGGTTTATAAGGTAGATCTGCCATTTTTGCGTTTCTCTCTCTTGCAAGCACGTTTTGCATGTGTAAACATACGGAGATGCAACAAGGATCAAAAGCCTTTCAAGTTCATCAGATAATTGATAATTAAATCTCAGTGAAATCCGCTAGGCTTTCAAGTTCATACAGATGAAGAGTTATAAATGATAAATCCTAATCCAATTAAAAACAGTTAACGGATATAACAGCTATTGAAATCCATTTCTGAATACATATATAAGAATGGTACATATCTTAGACTTTATTGGCAAACAAAACAATGATACAGAGTACAATTTATAAGGAAATCCAATGGCAACAGGGAGGGGCATAATGTGTATCAGACAAAATATAACACAAGGAAAAGCTCTGACTTACCATTTTGGAAGTTCCGTAACCCAAATCAGGAAACTGGAAATTGAGTACCTACAGCAAGGCCAATTACCAGACTAGATCAGCGGAATTTAAACATAAAAGCTAAAAATTATCTACACCAATAGCCATATAGCATGAATGTCAAAATAAGCTAAAATTCAAACATCAAAAAGTTAAACAGGTGTGCATCATGTAAAATTGTCCATGTGTTTTCAAGAACAGTGAAGATACCAAGCATGcagcaaacaaaacaaaatcatgCTGCAAACAGTTAACTTCTCAACTATAACACAGCAGAGACAACATATAAAATAACTTATTTAACTAAGGTAAAGATAGTCTTAATCATCCATCCGCTATTTGCATTTGGCCAAATGCATTGGTGGCCCCTCAAACTTGTCAATTTTTTATTAAGACGCCTTATCTTAGGCCCTAACCTATTGAACACTTGATCTATGTTCAAACTATATCTATTAGACACATTTCTGACATGGTACAGTGAGTGTGCTACACCTTTTCTAGGAGCATAAGAGGCATAATTTTTCTTATGCATTAGAAGTGGAGGCTAATTGAATTGGTGGTGTGGAGCTTGCATTCTGGGATTCGGGTGTGAACTGAAAGTGCAGTCAACTAAGTGGAATGAAGTGAATTTC is a genomic window containing:
- the LOC107774764 gene encoding mitochondrial import inner membrane translocase subunit PAM16 like 2; this translates as MAAKILANLIVMGSTILARSFVQAYRQALANASKNGVAQEAVQNIKRASKTMTETEARQILGVTENSSWEEIIQRYENLFERNAKNGSFYLQSKVHRAKECLEAIHQPKEPEEK